A part of Neodiprion pinetum isolate iyNeoPine1 chromosome 4, iyNeoPine1.2, whole genome shotgun sequence genomic DNA contains:
- the obe gene encoding activating signal cointegrator 1 complex subunit 3 translates to MRELPRLTRSLRAFTDLGRLKKLDNEKNNLIAKRLERAAKSNKGPTWSEICKFVDKNAVPYLHQIHHEASSFCEGQTSELKDEAAIFILKLLINENNVSQKNLKILRQTFGSITLEKANTIMQLIKAIRERISEASMEYILNSEEKENGLLDFPPHMFGLDIPFFPAKVTWPETKKLQDMSAKNPIKITSKFTMAYNAETVSSNKTEFEKSRFTKGLKKCYEKYSAEMIYEDFGHMIVDKLKCGGDNLQTELFDLLGYENIEFIEYVLEHQKSIVALFTIQKTQKNNTPILRPQVGCQVIVQSEKEKQLMKQYRKEEKKLNKITNKLENGEDDDEETFDPVELRLKRQEALMRQAMQAPILNTTQRNIFPSGIRAERYPFVFDSKLTARAAAGFVSGQKVMLPENVERKDSQLCEEVHIPVPPAAVLDVGNNPVIISSLDEVGQMAFHGIKSLNRIQSIVFDAAYHTNENLLICAPTGAGKTNVAMLTVIHQIKLHIAQGVLKRDQFKIVYIAPMKALAAEMTSSFNKRLGCLGVSVRELTGDMQLTKVEIQQTQMIVTTPEKWDVVTRKGTGDIALTSIVKLLIIDEVHLLHGDRGPVVEALVARTLRQVESSQSMIRIVGLSATLPNYTDVAKFLRVNPHKGLFYFDHRFRPVPLGQTFIGVKAVKPLQQMADMDLVCYNHVVDMVRKGHQVMVFVHARNATIRTATVLKEMALQNGTQKLFMSDGNTGLAQKALAKSRNKHLGELFSYGFSVHHAGMLRTDRNLVEKYFADGLIKVLVCTSTLAWGVNLPAHAVVIRGTEIYDSKHGTFIDLGILDVLQIFGRAGRPQFDTSGHGTIITTHNKLSHYLSLLTNQFPIESNFITYLADNLNAEITLGTISNVEEAVEWLSYTYLFVRMRLNPQVYGINYQDVIEDPNLERKRKELIDTAAKALDKAKMIRYITRTGDLSVTDLGRTASHFYIKYDTVEIFNEHMKPIMTEADVLGMISRSQEFEQLKVRDDEMDELDNLTTDYCEVLVQGGAENIHGKVNILLQTYLSRGRVNSFSLLSDQSYITQNAVRICRALFEMVLRKNNAIMAGRLLGIAKMLELQQWDHMSPMRQFCCLPQDIITKIEDRHLTMEKLKDMDIKEIGNILRNQKMAGLIKKCCSEFPSLELEANLQPITRTVLRIRLKITPDFRWNDRVHGKSSEAFWIWIEDPDSNFIYHHEYFLVTRKMVYEKADQDLVMTIPLSEPLPTQYFVKAVSDRWLGCEMVLALSFQGLILPETHPPHTDLLELQPLPVTALKDPKFENLYKFSHFNPIQTQIFHCLYHTDNNVLLGAPTGSGKTIAAEIAMFRVFKEYPGQKVVYIAPLKALVRERINDWKVRIEEKLGRTVVELTGDVSPDVRAIASASVIVTTPEKWDGISRSWQTRNYVQKVALIIIDEIHLLGEDRGPVLEVIVSRTNFIASHTSKALRIVGLSTALANAVDLANWLGIEQMGLYNFRPSVRPVPLEVHISGFPGKHYCPRMATMNRPTFQAIRQHAPCSPSLVFVSSRRQTRLTALDLIAYLAAENDPKQWLHMLDDEMDNILVNIKDTNLKLTLAFGIGLHHAGLQDRDRRTVEELFVNNKIQVLITTATLAWGVNFPAHLVVIKGTEYYDGKSKRYVDMPITDVLQMMGRAGRPQFDDSGVAVVLVHDIKKNFYKKFLYEPFPVESSLLEVLPDHINAEIVAGTIKNKQEFLDYLTWTYFFRRLMKNPRYYELEVLDPAEVNLYLSGLVEKTLSVLIDSYCIDYDEGEKCLSPLSMGRIASFYYLSHQTMLLFNNNLKQNLTLEQLLRIACDAYEYNQLPVRHNEDLLNEELAKMCRHAVDSSTLDSPNTKTFLLLQAHFSRLPLPCADYLTDLKSVLDQAIRILQAMIDIVADRGWLGAALRLMQVLQMIIQARWADESALLTLPRLEKEHLRLFSTLPKSLPMLCTVTHGNYSRLANALQEEFVDSEIQQIHQVIKEMPVISVELTLQGWWADGSTEKKIPQPAGPNCWIDVHESSDYTLIVGMKRKNHSHNLKAHCPKFPRGKDEGWFLILGDEIETELLALKRASGIRGQRKCSQLFFSTPPCIGRKKLTFYLMSDCYMGLDQQYDVHLNVIPSSSTDQ, encoded by the exons agGGACAGACTTCCGAACTAAAAGACGAAGCTGCAATATTCATATTAAAGCTTTtgattaatgaaaataatgtcaGCCAGAAAAATCTCAAGATCTTACGACAAACATTCGGTTCGATTACACTGGAAAAAGCTAATACAATAATGCAG TTAATAAAAGCAATCCGAGAGCGAATATCAGAGGCATCAATGGAATACATACTTAAttcagaagaaaaagagaatggTTTACTGGATTTTCCACCCCACATGTTTGGTCTTGATATTCCCTTTTTTCCAGCAAAAGTCACTTGGCCCGAAACTAAGAAACTGCAAGATATGTCTGCAAAAAATCCAATCAAAATTACCAGCAAATTCACTATGGCATATAATGCTGAGACTGTTTCATCAAATAAAACTGAG TTTGAAAAGAGTCGATTCACAAAAGGactgaaaaaatgttatgaGAAATACTCAGCAGAAATGATATACGAAGATTTTGGGCATATGATAGTGGATAAGTTAAAATGTGGCGGTGATAATCTTCAAACAGAACTCTTTGATCTTCTTGGCTATGAGAATATAGAATTCATTGAATATGTTCTTGAGCATCAGAAAAGTATCGTTGCCTTATTCACTATTCAAAAGACTCAAAAAAACAACACAC CTATACTAAGGCCGCAAGTAGGATGTCAAGTAATTGTTCAGTCTGAGAAAGAAAAGCAACTGATGAAACAGTATCGcaaggaagagaaaaagctaaataaaattacaaacaaaTTGGAAAACGGTGAAGATGATGACGAGGAAACTTTTGATCCTGTTGAGCTACGTCTAAAAAGACAAGAAGCATTGATGAGACAAGCCATGCAAGCTCCGATCCTCAACACGACtcaaagaaacatttttccgtCTGGTATTCGAGCAGAGAGGTATCCATTCGTTTTCGATTCAAAGCTTACTGCGAGAGCTGCTGCAG GCTTTGTTTCTGGACAAAAGGTCATGTTACCAGAAAATGTTGAGAGAAAAGATTCTCAATTATGCGAGGAAGTACATATACCAGTTCCTCCAGCCGCAGTTCTGGATGTTGGCAATAATCCTGTGATAATATCTTCATTGGATGAG GTTGGTCAAATGGCGTTTCATGGTATAAAATCATTGAATAGAATACAAAGCATAGTCTTTGACGCTGCCTATCATACAAACGAAAACTTGTTGATTTGTGCTCCAACTGGAGCTGGTAAAACTAATGTTGCAATGTTAACTGTGATACATCAGATTAAACTGCATATTGCACAAGGAGTTTTGAAAAGAGATCAATTTAAAATAGTATATATAGCACCTATGAAAGCTTTGGCAGCTGAAATGACATCCAGTTTCAATAAAAGATTAGGATGTTTGGGTGTTTCTGTGCGAGAACTCACTGGTGATATGCAGCTAACAAAAGTTGAGATTCAGCAAACACAGATGATTGTTACTACGCCAGAAAAATGGGATGTTGTTACAAGGAAAGGAACTGGAGATATAGCGCTCACAAGTATAGTTAAGTTACTAATTATTGATGAAGTTCATTTGCTTCATGGAGATCGTGGACCTGTTGTTGAAGCATTGGTTGCCCGTACCCTCAGACAG GTCGAATCATCTCAAAGTATGATCAGAATAGTTGGACTCTCTGCAACTCTACCCAATTATACAGATGTGGCGAAATTCCTCCGGGTAAATCCACACAAGGGTTTGTTTTACTTTGATCATCGATTTCGACCTGTACCTCTCGGCCAGACTTTTATAGGTGTGAAGGCAGTGAAACCTTTACAGCAAATGGCTGATATGGACCTTGTATGTTACAATCACGTTGTCGATATGGTTCGCAAAGGTCATCAG GTAATGGTGTTTGTACATGCTCGTAATGCTACAATCCGAACAGCAACGGTTCTCAAAGAAATGGCATTACAAAATGGCacgcaaaaattatttatgtcCGATGGTAACACTGGACTCGCCCAAAAAGCACTGGCAAAATCCCGAAACAAGCATCTCGGAGAGTTATTTTCCTATGGGTTTTCTGTACATCATGCTGGAATGTTACGTACAGATAG GAATctggtggaaaaatattttgcagaTGGTTTGATAAAGGTTCTTGTGTGCACATCGACACTAGCTTGGGGTGTTAATTTACCAGCACATGCCGTCGTTATACGT GGTACAGAAATATATGATTCAAAACATGGGACATTCATTGACCTAGGCATTTTAGATGTATTGCAAATATTTGGTCGCGCTGGTCGACCACAATTTGATACATCTGGACATGGTACAATAATCACAACCCATAACAAATTGTCCCATTATCTTTCGTTACTGACCAACCAATTTCCGATTGAAAGTAACTTTATTACCTATTTGGCGGACAATTTGAATGCTGAG ATTACACTAGGAACGATATCGAATGTAGAAGAAGCAGTCGAGTGGCTAAGTTACACATATTTGTTTGTTCGAATGAGACTCAACCCTCAAGTATATGGAATCAATTATCAGGATGTTATTGAAGATCCCAACTTGGAACGAAAACGAAAGGAGTTAATTGACACAGCTGCAAAAGCCTTGGATAAAGCTAAAATGATTCGTTACATTACTCGTACTGGAGATCTCAGTGTAACTG aTTTGGGTAGAACGGCGagtcatttttatattaaatatgATACTGTGGAAATATTCAACGAACATATGAAGCCCATCATGACTGAAGCTGACGTACTGGGAATGATATCTAGGTCACAAGAATTTGAGCAGCTTAAA GTCAGAGATGATGAGATGGACGAATTGGACAATTTAACAACAGACTATTGCGAGGTTTTAGTACAAGGTGGAGCAGAGAATATTCATGGAAAAGTGAATATTTTACTGCAAACATACCTGTCACGGGGTCGTgtcaattctttttctttgttatcgGATCAGTCCTACATCACACAG AATGCTGTTCGTATCTGTCGAGCTTTATTTGAGATGGTATTGCGAAAGAATAATGCAATTATGGCAGGACGTTTGCTAGGCATAGCAAAAATGTTGGAGTTACAACAGTGGGACCATATGAGCCCCATGCGCCAGTTCTGTTGTTTGCCTCAAGATATTATCACAAAAATTGAAGATCGTCACCTTACAATGGAAAAACTTAAAGATATGGATATTAAAGAAATTG GAAATATTTTGAGAAACCAAAAGATGGCAGGTTTGATTAAAAAGTGTTGCAGTGAATTCCCTTCCCTAGAATTAGAGGCAAACTTGCAACCAATCACACGAACAGTTCTTCGcattcgtttaaaaattactCCAGATTTTCGCTGGAATGATAGAGTGCATGGAAAAAGTTCGGAAGCCTTTTGGATTTGGATAGAAGACCCAGACAGTAATTTTATCTATCATCATGAATACTTTTTGGTAACAAGGAAAATG GTTTATGAGAAAGCAGATCAAGATCTTGTGATGACAATTCCACTCTCAGAACCTTTGCCAACTCAATACTTTGTGAAGGCTGTTAGCGATCGTTGGTTAGGATGTGAAATGGTACTAGCTTTATCATTTCAAGGTCTGATCCTTCCAGAGACTCACCCACCACATACTG ATTTATTAGAACTACAACCACTGCCAGTAACTGCATTGAAGGATCCGAAgttcgaaaatttatataaattttcccACTTCAATCCAATCCAAACGCAGATTTTCCACTGCCTTTACCATACCGATAATAATGTTCTTCTGGGAGCTCCAACGGGTTCGGGAAAAACAATTGCTGCGGAAATTGCTATGTTCAGGGTATTCAAAGAATACCCTGGTCAAAAA GTAGTGTACATAGCTCCACTCAAAGCTTTAGTCAGGGAAAGAATCAACGACTGGAAAGTgagaatagaagaaaaattaggAAGAACTGTTGTCGAGTTAACGGGTGATGTTTCTCCAGATGTACGAGCAATAGCTAGTGCAAGCGTAATCGTAACAACTCCTGAAAAGTGGGACGGAATTAGCAGAAGTTGGCAGACAAGAAATTATGTTCAAAAAGTAGCACTCATCATAATAGATGAAATCCACCTTCTGGGTGAAGACAGAGGTCCGGTTCTGGAAGTGATTGTCTCACGAACAAACTTTATCGCCTCTCATACTTCTAAAGCATTGAGAATCGTGGGCCTTTCTACAGCGTTGGCTAATGCTGTTGACTTGGCAAATTGGCTAGGAATTGAACAG atgGGACTTTATAATTTCCGACCATCAGTTCGGCCAGTGCCATTAGAGGTTCACATTAGTGGATTCCCAGGCAAGCACTATTGTCCACGAATGGCGACGATGAATCGTCCAACTTTCCAAGCGATCAGGCAGCATGCTCCCTGTAGCCCTTCTCTTGTTTTTGTGTCTTCGCGAAGGCAGACTCGTTTAACAGCATTAGATTTGATTGCTTATCTTGCTGCCGAAAATGATCCAAAACAATGGTTACATATGCTTGACGATGAAATGGACAATATTCTGGTCAACATCAAAGACACTAATTTAAAATTGACCTTAGCTTTTGGAATTGGACTCCATCATGCTGGTCTGCAGGATAGGGATAGAAGAACTGTAGAAGAACTCtttgtaaataacaaaatacag GTACTAATAACAACTGCGACTTTAGCTTGGGGAGTAAACTTTCCTGCTCACTTGGTTGTAATAAAAGGTACTGAATATTACGATGGAAAATCAAAACGATACGTTGACATGCCAATAACAGATGTACTACAGATGATGGGTCGAGCTGGTAGACCTCAATTTGATGATTCTGGGGTAGCTGTAGTTCTTGTTCATGACATCAAGAAGAACTTCTACAAAAAATTCTTGTACGAGCCATTTCCAGTCGAATCAAGCCTACTAGAAGTATTACCAGATCACATTAATGCCGAGATTGTTGCCGGCACGATAAAGAATAAGCAAGAATTCCTTGACTATTTAACGTGGACGTACTTCTTTAGAAGATTGATGAAGAATCCGAGGTATTACGAACTCGAGGTGTTAGATCCAGCAGAAGTTAATTTATATCTTTCTGGGCTGGTTGAGAAGACTCTCAGTGTATTAATAGATTCGTATTGTATTGACTATGATGAG ggtgaaaaatgtttgtctCCTCTTTCAATGGGCAGGATAGCATCGTTCTATTATCTATCCCATCAGACAATGTTATTGTTCaacaataatttgaaacaaaatctgACACTGGAACAACTCTTGCGAATCGCATGCGATGCCTATGAATACAATCAATTACCAGTGCGACACAATGAAGACTTACTTAACGA GGAATTGGCAAAAATGTGTCGTCATGCGGTGGATTCATCAACTTTAGATTCTCCAAATACTAAAACATTTCTACTACTGCAAGCACATTTCTCCAGATTGCCTTTACCCTGTGCAGACTATCTAACTGATCTTAAATCTGTTCTTGACCAAGCTATCAGGATACTGCAG GCAATGATAGATATTGTGGCCGACCGGGGTTGGCTTGGAGCAGCATTGCGTCTCATGCAAGTGCTTCAAATGATTATTCAAGCAAGATGGGCTGATGAGTCTGCGTTGCTAACTTTACCACGTCTGGAGAAGGAGCATTTGCGGTTATTCTCTACGTTGCCAAAATCTTTGCCCATGTTATGCACTGTCACCCATGGAAATTACAGCCGGCTAGCAAATGCTCTACAAGAAGAATTTGTTGACAGTGAAATTCAGCAG ATACATCAAGTTATCAAGGAAATGCCAGTAATATCCGTAGAACTGACATTACAAGGCTGGTGGGCGGATGGTAGTACAGAGAAGAAAATACCTCAGCCTGCCGGACCTAATTGCTGGATAGATGTTCACGAAAGCAGTGATTACACACTAATTGTGGGCatgaaaagaaagaatcaCTCTCACAATCTCAAAGCACATTGCCCTAAGTTTCCAAGAGGAAAAGATGAGGGTTGGTTTTTGATATTAGGTGATGAAATCGAAACGGAGTTATTAGCTCTAAAGAGAGCATCGGGTATTAGAGGGCAGCGCAAGTGTAGTCAgctatttttttccactccaCCATGCATAG GTCGCAAAAAATTGACGTTTTATCTGATGTCTGATTGTTACATGGGGCTGGATCAACAGTACGACGTACATTTGAATGTCATTCCATCGTCAAGTACtgatcaataa
- the LOC124216445 gene encoding protein MEMO1 isoform X2, whose protein sequence is MDQPEQLSPRYSYCGACAGFAYRQISPVVVRRIFILGPSHHVRLAGCALSSASVYRTPLYDLHIDQQVYRELEETNQFEWMDMNTDEDEHSIEMHLPYIAKVMEDFKDSFTIIPILVGSLNPDREAAYGNLLAPYLADPQSLFIISSDFCHWGQRFRYTYYDRSCGPIHRSIQNLDKMGMDIIETLNPPAFTDYLKKYGNTICGRHPIGVLLQAISSLRSNTNGQKMNLKFLKYAQSSQCNNMSDSSVSYASAALLLE, encoded by the exons ATGGACCAGCCAGAGCAATTATCGCCCC GCTATTCCTACTGCGGAGCATGCGCTGGATTCGCTTATCGGCAAATCAGTCCTGTCGTTGT CCGCAGGATATTTATTTTAGGGCCGTCCCACCATGTGAGGTTGGCAGGATGTGCTCTCTCCTCTGCATCTGTTTATCGAACACCTCTGTATGATCTACATATAGATCAACAAG TTTACAGAGAACTAGAAGAAACTAATCAATTTGAATGGATGGATATGAACACCGACGAGGATGAACATAGCATCGAGATGCATTTACCTTACATTGCCAAAGTTATGGAGGA CTTCAAGGACTCCTTTACTATAATTCCAATTTTAGTAGGATCCTTAAACCCAGATAGAGAAGCTGCTTACGGAAATCTACTTGCCCCTTATTTGGCTGATCCACAAAGcttatttattatatcatCTGACTTCTGCCATTGGGGTCAGCGTTTTCGTTATACTTACTATGATCGTTCGTGTGGACCCATTCATAGATCCATCCAAAATCTCGATAAAATG GGTATGGACATAATTGAAACATTAAATCCACCTGCTTTTACCGATTATCttaaaaaatatggaaatacTATATGTGGAAGACATCCAATTGGAGTGCTTTTGCAG gCTATCAGCAGTTTAAGAAGTAATACTAATGGCCAAAAGATGAACCTTAAGTTCCTGAAATATGCTCAAAGCAGTCAATGTAATAATATGAGTGATAGTTCTGTTAGTTATGCCAGTGCTGCGTTGTTACTTGAGTGA
- the LOC124216445 gene encoding protein MEMO1 isoform X1: MAVTRRASHAGSWYTDSGTELNKQLGSWLNAADLTHGPARAIIAPHAGYSYCGACAGFAYRQISPVVVRRIFILGPSHHVRLAGCALSSASVYRTPLYDLHIDQQVYRELEETNQFEWMDMNTDEDEHSIEMHLPYIAKVMEDFKDSFTIIPILVGSLNPDREAAYGNLLAPYLADPQSLFIISSDFCHWGQRFRYTYYDRSCGPIHRSIQNLDKMGMDIIETLNPPAFTDYLKKYGNTICGRHPIGVLLQAISSLRSNTNGQKMNLKFLKYAQSSQCNNMSDSSVSYASAALLLE; this comes from the exons ATGGCAGTGACCAGAAGGGCGTCGCACGCTGGTAGCTGGTATACGGATTCTG gCACTGAGCTGAATAAGCAATTGGGCAGCTGGTTGAATGCTGCAGATTTGACCCATGGACCAGCCAGAGCAATTATCGCCCC TCATGCAGGCTATTCCTACTGCGGAGCATGCGCTGGATTCGCTTATCGGCAAATCAGTCCTGTCGTTGT CCGCAGGATATTTATTTTAGGGCCGTCCCACCATGTGAGGTTGGCAGGATGTGCTCTCTCCTCTGCATCTGTTTATCGAACACCTCTGTATGATCTACATATAGATCAACAAG TTTACAGAGAACTAGAAGAAACTAATCAATTTGAATGGATGGATATGAACACCGACGAGGATGAACATAGCATCGAGATGCATTTACCTTACATTGCCAAAGTTATGGAGGA CTTCAAGGACTCCTTTACTATAATTCCAATTTTAGTAGGATCCTTAAACCCAGATAGAGAAGCTGCTTACGGAAATCTACTTGCCCCTTATTTGGCTGATCCACAAAGcttatttattatatcatCTGACTTCTGCCATTGGGGTCAGCGTTTTCGTTATACTTACTATGATCGTTCGTGTGGACCCATTCATAGATCCATCCAAAATCTCGATAAAATG GGTATGGACATAATTGAAACATTAAATCCACCTGCTTTTACCGATTATCttaaaaaatatggaaatacTATATGTGGAAGACATCCAATTGGAGTGCTTTTGCAG gCTATCAGCAGTTTAAGAAGTAATACTAATGGCCAAAAGATGAACCTTAAGTTCCTGAAATATGCTCAAAGCAGTCAATGTAATAATATGAGTGATAGTTCTGTTAGTTATGCCAGTGCTGCGTTGTTACTTGAGTGA